ctgggctgggctgggctcagCCCTTGGTCTCAGGAGAGCCTGCAGGGGGTTGGGCAGAGTATGGGAGCACCTAGCAAGCTTCTGCAAGCTTCACACTCAAGAAGCAGCAGCTGGGAGCTGGTGACCATTcaggcaaaaaggagaagggcGCAGAGCTGTCCCACAAGTGGGACAGGGGCAGGGTCGGAGGAGCCCTGGCAACTCTGCCTGTGACCTGGCAGGACATCCCCGCCTGTTCACGGACCCTCAATCCTAGGAACAGGGCATAGCTGTACCCCAGTGGCCTTAGGGAGGGCACGGGTAGGGGCTCTGTGGTGACGGAGAGATGAGCTGGTGTCATGGTGCCACGCAGGGGGCAGGTGTGCCAGTGTCTCCCGGGAAGAAAGACCAGCTATGGTCCAGTTCCTGATACTGGTTCTGCCAGTCTGGAGCTGCTACAGGGTAGAGGAGAGGTGCTGATGGGGAGCCTGCCCACTCGCTGTCTAGCTTCTAACCCTGGGACCTAAGTGTGCTGctgctccttctgtccttctggtCAGCCTCTAACCCCCTTCCTTTCAGGGGGGCTGTTGAGCCCATCTCCAGGGGACATCTCCAGGGCAGCACAAGGGCCATCAGTGACACTGGTCTTGGACACTGACAAGAAGAAAGGAGGGTGTCAGAGTGAGATTGGGGTACCCTGGGTTGAGATAGCCTGGGAATATGGCCCCGGCCCAGGCTAACCTGCCCGCTCTCTGCAGGAGGAAGTCTGCGATGGTGACCACAGGCTGGGATGGCAGTCAGTCCAGGCCAGGCTTCTTGAAAAGCTGGGCCCAGAGAGAGCGTCGTAGTGTTTTTTTTGGATGGCTCATGTCTTGGAAGAGGGGATAGAGGCGAGGCCAGTGCAAGCTCTACTGCTTCTAGGCTGCTGGTGAGCGTACCAACAGGCTGGGAGTCAGACAGCCGTGGGGACAGGCGTGGGGACAGGCGGGGAGGAGCAGCGTACTAGAGAAGGCCAGGCGGAGGAGCAAGGGTGCTGGGGAGAAATGGGGCCGAGGGCAGAGAGGGTAAGTCTGGGCCACGTGTCTGGAGTGTTTTGAGTAGGCTCTAGCTGCTTGGGCTATGGCCAGTGCCTGTGGGCTGGTCCTATGAACAGTCCGTGGCTGGGCCCAGGGAGCCTGCGGGGAGGCCTGGGCTGCGGCCCTAGTACATGTCCTTGTAGATTTCCTGGAGCAGGGGGTGCAGCAAGGTCTCACTCTCCGTCTTCTTCAGCCACTGCATCATCTGGGCGTGCTCGGTGACCAGCTGCCGCAGGTCGGCCATCTTCTGCAGCAGCTTGGGGAAGAGGTACTGGCTGTCAGGGTGGTTGACCTGCAGATGGAATTCTAGAGCCCGCAGAATGGTGTCCTGGATGGCTTCTACCTGTGGCACGTTCATGAGGCCTGGCCGGTCTGTGGGGACACAGGGTCTGAGTAGCATCTCGGGCAGGGACCACCTCGCCTTGCTCTGTGGCTAGCCCCGCCCCTGGGTGCTCCATCCATCCTGTTTCTGACCAGTTGTTCTCCCTGATCTAGCAGGGCTGTGAGATTCCTGGCTATGACACCCGGTACCCAGATTCAGAGCCTGTCTCTAGAAGAACATCCTGGTGGCTCCGGGCTTCAGTGTCCTTAACCCAGTTGCCGTGAGGACCAAATGAGTTAAACCTAGGATGGCCCTGGCCTGAGGTGAGTTCTGTGCCCCCGTGGGGGAGCAGGCTCACCTGTGCATTATACTGTACTGAAAGGTGTGAAGTAATACAGAAATTTCTCCACCAACCACAAATGGTGTATTTCTTCTCTCCGCAGCCCAGTACTGGGGATTGGACTCGGGGCCTCCCGCCCGCTACACAAACGTTCATTCCACCATCGAGCTATAAGCCCAGCAAGGTCAGCCTCCTGTACCTCTGGCTCTACACATGTGCTCTGGGCCACACCGTCTGAGGTCTGACCTGGTCCCTGGCAGTAAGGCCCCGCCCCTCACCTCCGCACAGAATGATGGCCGCGATGAAAAGCGCCAGGTCACTGTCATCTAGCTCCAGCGCATTGAACTTGACAGCAAACTCAAACTTGGGCTCGATGATGTCACTGAAGGGCTTGCGGAGACTGCGCAAGAACTCGTGGGTGACAAAGCCACTGCCATTGGCCACCAGCAGCCCGTCCTTGTTGACGATGGAGGCCAGCATGGCAAAGATGGCCTCATGCACGCCGTACTTGAGGAGGGTCACCTGGTCGTTGAGGAAGAGGCTGCTGAAGTTGGGGATGTTCTTGGCGAACTCGGTGAGCTCCCGGACCGTCTCCACCGTGGTGGACTGGCAGCGGTAGAACACGTGCACGCTGATCTCGTTGTAGGGCGGCAGCCCGTTCACCAGCTGTTTCCACACCAGGCCCTTCTCCGCCTGCCACAGTGTCTCGATGTCGTGGATGACAAAGGGCTGAAAACCAGGCCCATCAGAGGCCAGGCCTGGGGAAGGACGGGGACCCCGCCCTCGTGTCCCCTGAACCCCACCTCATGGCTGGGCTGGCCAGGGACACTCACTGCGCTGTGGCTGGACTTGCCGGTGAGGATGCTCCGGGCCTTCTTTTTGGTCATGTTGAAGTTTTTCAGGTAGGCATTGTAGATGTGCTTAGAGAAGGCCTTCAGGTCGGCCAGCTGGGGGTTGTGCTGGCACCCCTCGCTGGCCGTCAGCCCCGCTACCAGCTTCCTCTTCTCGGCCTCTGGCATCCGTCCAAAGCGGATAGCTGCAAAGGGGGTGAGGGCCAGTCATGGGAGAGCCGGCCAGGGGCCAGCATCCcttcttcccctgcccctctcaGGTGTGGAGGTGAAGGGGAATCATCCTTTAGGAGCCCAGGAACTTCAGAGGCCCCATAGGTCAGCGAGGGAGCAATGTGAGGGCAGTCCAGGGGCCGACTCCCTGAGCGCCTTTGCTGACTTGGCTAGGGGCTGGCCTGGCACGGCAACTAGAAGGAGCCTGCGGTGACCAGGGCCCACACCTGAGCCCCAGCCTGTCATCTTTCTATTATATGGCTTTGTTCCTTCACCTTCTTAACACTTACTACAGTGGGGCAGTCACTATACGCAGTCAGAAGCCAGGGACATGGGCTGGAAGACCTGAGGCCATGGAACTCGTGAGACAGCTGGgggtgaggagacagacagacagacagaagccagggacgTGGGCTGGAAGACCTGAGGCCATGGAACTCGTGAGACAGCTGGgggtgaggagacagacagacagacagaagccagggacatGGGCTGGAAGACCTGAGGCCATGGAACTCGTGAGACAGCTGGgggtgaggagacagacagacagacagacagacagacagacagacagacacacacacacacagagttacagTCCAAGTAGTGAAGTAGGCCCTGGCTTCTGTCAGATAAAGCATGAAGAAGGCTCAGTTTGCCTTGAGGTTTCCTAGGGTCCCTGTGACCCATGATGGGACGGTACCAGCAGATACAGATGAGCGGACTCACCGGAACCCACACTTAGGAGGCCAGAGATGGCCTGAAGATGCCCAGTGTGTGTGGTCTAGCGGCTAGCCACCAGAGGGTTTAAGCAGGAGGCTTCCTGTTCTCTGGAAGCCTGAGGCAAGGATGGCTCCTGGGACCACCAAGAAATTCCTACCTGGGCCCTGGCAGCTGCTACATGGTCACACACTGGCTCCTGCCCACTCTCAACAATTCAGGACAGGGAACCCTGGCCTCAGCTTTGCTTGCTCTGTGTGGGGAGCAGTGCTGGCAACCCGTCCCTGCTGGGTTTGTGAAGCAGAAGGGGGTAAGCCCCGGGCACAGACAACTAGCTGGTGGTGGCCCAGGCCTGTGAGGTCTGAGGTTCTGTGACCTGGCGTCCGTATGAGCCGTGCCAGGCGTGGGTGCTGGGTGCCCTCTGACagcacgggggtggggtgggagggagctGAGTTAGCGTCGCTGCACAGGCGCAGGCACCCTCACCGTTGTGCGACATGCCGAGCGCCAGGCACTTCTGGAAGCGGCAGTACTGACACTTGTTGCGGTTCTTCTTCTGGATCTTGCAGATCCGATCGCACTTTTCATACTCGAGCTTCATGCGGATTGTCCGGCGGAAGAAGCCCTGCGGGACCAAGGACGTTAGGAGTCTGTGCTGTCGCCTGCGCCATCCCAGGGCCCAGCGGCAGGCACGCGCAGACACAACAGGGCTGAAATCTGGGAGTGATGcgcaactttttttaaaaaaatatatgacttgggggctggagagatggctcagtggggaagaacactgactgttcttccaaaggtcctgagttcaattcccagcaaccacatggtggctcataaccatctgcaaagtaatctgacgccctcttctggtgtgtctgaagacaactacagtgtactcgtatacataaaataaacaaatttaaaaaaaaacctgaattgtgaagttaaaaaaaataaattgcttataaaaaaaaatatgacttatTTTCACTGATGCTTTGTcagcatttatgtctgtgtgaggggtgTCAGAAGGCCTGAaatggggttacagatggttttgagtaGTCATGcaggcactgggaattgaacctgggtcctctggaaaagtagccagtgatcttaaccaatGAGATTGTTCTccagggggatttttttttttttttttggtttttgagacagggtttctctgtgtagtcctggctgtcctggaactcactctgtagaccaggctggcctcgaactcagaaatctgcctgcctctgcctcccaagtgctgggattaaaacgcgtgcgccaccaccgcccggcaatttttgtttttaaaaaagattaatttattaattttatgtatgtgagtacactatcgctgtcttcagacacaccagaagagggcatcagatcccattacagatggttgtgagtcaccatgtggttgctgggaattgaactcaggacctctggaagagtggccagtgctcctaaccactgagccatctctccagccccccccccccagaattgTAAGGGCTGGTTATACTGGTACATGGTCTTAAtgccagctcttgggaggtgaaGGACCTTtgcgagtttgaggccacctggtTTAAacagtgagtcccaggatagccagggctaaacagtaaaaccctgtctcaacaaacaaaacaaaattagtaataatttaaaattataacccttctgttttcataagagtttgggtttcttttaaaacattttatgtatgtatgtatgtatgtatgtatgtatgtatgtatgtatttatttattttggggtgtgtgtgtgtggggatgcatgtgaaggtcagcaGACAAGGGAGGGAGTGGGTCCCTCTTTGCAtgttggttttggagacagaactcgagtcaccaggcttggcagcaagcgtcTCTGCacactgggccatctttccagcctcactCTGAGCTGGTCTTCTTGTCTTTCCCTCCCAGTCACTAGGATTGCAGTGTACAGCACCATACCCAGTTCTTGTGGTGACGTGGCTCAAACCAAGGGCGTCAcgcaggcagcaggcaggtgaGCTACATTCCCAACCCTACACGGTGACTTGAAAGATAATACTTTAAAGTATGTGCGCctgtatgtgggtgcatgtgcgCCTGTATGTGGGTGCGCATGCACCTGTATGTGGGTGCGTGTGCGCCTGTATGTGGGTGCACCtatatgtgggtgtgggtgtgcctGTTTCGGTGCATGTGTGTTGAATGTGGGTgactgcaggccagaagaggactggagctggggtcacaggagactgtgggtgtgtgtatgcctgtatgtggGTGCATACAGAGGACTGGAGCTGGGGTCACAGGAGACTGTGAGCCCCAGACAGTGCTCTTCAGCACTGAGCCGTCTCTTTCCATCCCTTCAGATGGCTTTTGCATAAAATAATTTGTGAAATTCTGATGATGTGTCATTAGAACAACCTAGGAACATCATTCTCTCGACAAAGATCCTCCTAAGACACAAGGCCCTGGAAACTGACTTCAAGGTtcactcctgcctgcctgctggagCCCAGACCCCAGGCTGACCTCCACAGCATCCGAGTGGATAGCTGGGTCAGCAGGCAGCTGTCCATTTGGAcacctgtcttttcttctcttgatGACCCAGAGCTCAGGCCTGTAAGGAACCAAAGAGTCTTGCTGGGGGTATTTTCAGGGTCCTACCTGAAGCAGGCAAACCCCTGTGCCCTTTGGTCCGTACCTTGCACCCCTCGCACGCGTGCACCCCGTagtggaagccagaggccttgtcGCCGCACACCCGACACTCCATGTTGAGGCTGCCACCGGAGGCCCCGTCACAGCCCATCTGCAGCTGGTCCagcagggaggaaggggaggaagtcTGGGAGAGGCCTGTGGACACAGGACAGAGGGGCGGTGGACCATCAGCTACCAGGCCGGTGAGCCCAGTGCTCAGCCAGACGCGGTCCGTGTGACCCGGGGAGAAGCTTTGAGGGCCCAGTCTCCGCTCCAGGAGCACGGGGTTGAGGCCAGCCCTGCTAGGAAGATGGACTGAGTCTGCCTGTGAGTGTGACCCATAGCAGGCAGGCATGCAGCTGCCGCTTACAGCCTCCTGACTGGGAGAGGAGGGGCCTGGTGGGCTTTGGATAAACAGCACCTTCAGTGGGTCTTGGATGATGGCGGAGTGGACTGTGTCTGTTGGGAACTGTGAGGGCGCAGAGCTCAGCCCAGCTGCCTCCCATCCCAGGAGTTCTAGTCCCTGTGGACCCCGGGGTGCTGTCAGGCACCTCTCAGGAGCCTCTAGCCCAGTCCTGAAGTCCTGCTGGAGAGCGCGCAGCACAAGCGTGCGCTGTTCTATTGAGGGCACAAAAGCTCAGGCAGAGGTTCCAACGCTGGCAGGGACAGTGGGAGGCGGTGGCTGCAAGGTCACAGGGACGGACCTGCTGTCACACAACTGTCAAGATGCTGGAGAGCCTCTTCTGAGCCTACTTTGAGATTTAAGGAGGAGACTGCCTTGGGCCTCAGTCACCTGGCTCCATACTACCACCCATCCATCTCTGTTTGCTGGTCTCACAGTCTGGGCTCTTTCCTGAGACTGCAGACTCACTTCCTCAGAAACAGGCACCATCTCCCCAGACTGGTGAGAGACACTCAAGCAGGAGAAAGACCCTAGCCCTGTGACCAACCCAGACCAGCACTTCCAGCCTGCACCTCTGGCCAAGGCAGGAGAAGACCATGGGCGCCGTAGCCATCCTGGACGCTAAAGTTTGGGTCTGTTACAGAAGGTCATAAGTGACCTTGTATCCTAGTCCACAGGGACTGTTTTTCCAAAGGTATAAATGCCCTCCGGCCCCAGCTGAGGAGAGCTAATCTCTTTTTCTCTGGCAGGCTGTTCTGGAAGGTAAAGCAGCTTTGGACTTGGTAGCCTCACCATctgacgggggtggggggtgtgtgttCCCATGTGGGCACTGTGTACTGGGCTGAGGGCTGGGAGGGAGGGGCACATTGAAGCCCAGGGCTGACAGCCGTGGGTACCAGGCTCACAGTAAGCGCCACAGCTCCCAGGGTGTCTGTGTTCTCTACAGCAAGCTCCTCTTGTGCAACCAGAGCCAGGACGAACTCGGTACAGCCTCTCTTCTCCCCATATGCATGGCTGTCCCAGTgtgctctctggctctctgactcggtgtgtgtgtgtgtgtgtgtgtgtgtgtgtgtgtgtgtgtgtgtatgtgtctagaCCTCCAGAACCCTGTAATTAGCCAAGATAACCAGATCCTACTAGCTATCCGAGGTAGGGCAGGGGAATTACTACCAGAGAGAGACAGGCTCAGCTCACCAAGCTGTGAGTGGTGGAATGCCTCAGCCTGGGTGAGGACCATTCAGTAGAACTCCAAGCCGTCTGTAACTGATACACAAGGCCAGAGAAGCAGGATAGAAATGGTGTCTGGGTGGCTTTTCCAAAAACAATGCCTCCGTTTCTTCCTGGCTGACCACCTGGCTTAAGGCTTTGTCCTCATACCAACTCAACACCACACTCAGGAGAATGACCCCACTGCCGGCACAGGTCCTGGGGGCGGGcagggggatgtgtgtgtgtgtgtgtgtgtgtgtgtgtgagaaggtCCTGTGCCTTCTCTGTTACATTCTGGTCAGACTGCGGCAGATCGGCGACTGATCAAGTGGGTGGTGGGGTTCTAGAGACCCTTCTTCACACAGAACACTGCCCCGAGCGCCTCAGGCCAAGGGAACAAAAGGCTGGGCCTGCTGTGTGGGcactgtctcctctcttctctagttttccttcctgttttctcttttactttttttgagacaagagctcTTATGgcccaggctagttttgaactcactatgtggctgaGGACAGCCTTGaacctgtggtgtgtgtgtgtgtgtgtgtgtgtgtgtgtgtgcgcgcgtgcgcatgcGTGCTCGCACTTGCTTGCTTCcatgtgcctctgtgtatgtgtgtgtgtctatcactCATCACTgtggtcttttttctttttcttcttgtgtaacagccctggctatccttgaactaaatatgtagaccaggctggcctagacctCACAtggatccgcctgcctctgcctcctgagtgctgggattgaaggagaTTGACACCACATCTGGCTTCCATTGTGTTTTTTGAGTCATGGTTTGCCACCAAACCAGCTCACTGTCTGGCT
The sequence above is drawn from the Arvicanthis niloticus isolate mArvNil1 chromosome 20, mArvNil1.pat.X, whole genome shotgun sequence genome and encodes:
- the Ppard gene encoding peroxisome proliferator-activated receptor delta, translating into MEQPQEETPEAREEEKEEVATGDGAPELNGGPEHTLPSSSCTGLSQTSSPSSLLDQLQMGCDGASGGSLNMECRVCGDKASGFHYGVHACEGCKGFFRRTIRMKLEYEKCDRICKIQKKNRNKCQYCRFQKCLALGMSHNAIRFGRMPEAEKRKLVAGLTASEGCQHNPQLADLKAFSKHIYNAYLKNFNMTKKKARSILTGKSSHSAPFVIHDIETLWQAEKGLVWKQLVNGLPPYNEISVHVFYRCQSTTVETVRELTEFAKNIPNFSSLFLNDQVTLLKYGVHEAIFAMLASIVNKDGLLVANGSGFVTHEFLRSLRKPFSDIIEPKFEFAVKFNALELDDSDLALFIAAIILCGDRPGLMNVPQVEAIQDTILRALEFHLQVNHPDSQYLFPKLLQKMADLRQLVTEHAQMMQWLKKTESETLLHPLLQEIYKDMY